The following are from one region of the Nocardioides marmotae genome:
- a CDS encoding NAD(P)-dependent malic enzyme: MATPHENTDAPETPQAAAPDHPLAGDPVFDLHVGGKLETVSTVSLAGAEELSMAYTPGVARVCTAIAEDPSMTQHYTWVPNVVAVVTDGTAVLGLGDIGPAAAMPVMEGKAVLFKQFGGVDAVPICLDTTDTDEIIETVARLAPSFGGINLEDISAPRCFEIEDRLKERLDIPVFHDDQHGTAVVALAALKNALRLTGRTPAETRVVISGAGAAGVAVARILLEAGITDLAVTDRKGVLSSDRDDLTPIKRVVAELTADTTGRSGTLADVLVGADVYIGVSGGTVPEEHVARMADDAIIFGLANPTPEVLPEVAHRHARVVATGRSDFPNQINNVLAFPGIFRGAFDVRATAITEGMKLAAADALAALVGDRLAEDYIIPSPFDDRVGPAVSAAVAEAARRDGVARR; encoded by the coding sequence ATGGCGACACCGCACGAGAACACCGACGCTCCCGAGACACCCCAGGCTGCAGCCCCCGACCACCCCCTCGCCGGGGACCCGGTCTTCGACCTGCACGTAGGCGGCAAGCTCGAGACGGTCTCCACGGTGTCGCTCGCGGGCGCCGAGGAGCTGTCGATGGCCTACACCCCGGGCGTGGCCCGGGTGTGCACCGCGATCGCCGAGGACCCCTCGATGACCCAGCACTACACGTGGGTCCCCAACGTCGTCGCCGTCGTCACCGACGGCACCGCCGTGCTCGGCCTCGGCGACATCGGGCCGGCCGCCGCGATGCCGGTGATGGAGGGCAAGGCCGTGCTGTTCAAGCAGTTCGGCGGCGTCGACGCCGTCCCGATCTGCCTGGACACCACCGACACCGACGAGATCATCGAGACCGTCGCCCGGCTCGCGCCGAGCTTCGGCGGCATCAACCTCGAGGACATCTCCGCCCCGCGCTGCTTCGAGATCGAGGACCGGCTCAAGGAGCGCCTCGACATCCCGGTCTTCCACGACGACCAGCACGGCACCGCCGTGGTCGCGCTCGCCGCCTTGAAGAACGCGCTGCGGCTGACCGGCCGCACGCCCGCCGAGACCCGCGTGGTCATCTCCGGCGCCGGCGCCGCCGGGGTGGCCGTCGCCCGGATCCTGCTCGAGGCCGGCATCACCGACCTCGCCGTGACCGACCGCAAGGGCGTGCTGAGCTCCGACCGCGACGACCTGACCCCCATCAAGCGGGTCGTCGCCGAGCTCACCGCCGACACGACCGGCCGCTCCGGGACGCTCGCCGACGTGCTGGTCGGCGCCGACGTCTACATCGGCGTCTCCGGCGGCACCGTGCCCGAGGAGCACGTGGCGCGGATGGCCGACGACGCGATCATCTTCGGCCTGGCCAACCCGACCCCCGAGGTGCTGCCCGAGGTCGCCCACCGCCACGCCCGCGTGGTGGCCACCGGCCGCTCGGACTTCCCGAACCAGATCAACAACGTGCTGGCGTTCCCGGGCATCTTCCGCGGCGCGTTCGACGTCCGCGCGACGGCGATCACCGAGGGCATGAAGCTCGCCGCCGCCGACGCGCTGGCCGCCCTGGTGGGCGACCGGCTCGCCGAGGACTACATCATCCCCTCGCCGTTCGACGACCGGGTCGGCCCGGCGGTCTCCGCCGCGGTGGCCGAGGCCGCGCGCCGCGACGGCGTGGCCCGCCGCTGA
- the sodN gene encoding superoxide dismutase, Ni codes for MFARLFAPTLEVSAHCDLPCGVYDPAQARYEAESIKAIIGKVADNDDPDFRTRAILIKEERSNLVKHHLWVLWTDYFKAPHFEKYPQLHTLFNEATKLAGGTGTKAVFDAEKADQLIAKIDEIAEIFWETKKA; via the coding sequence ATGTTCGCGCGACTCTTCGCTCCCACTCTTGAGGTCTCGGCCCACTGCGATCTGCCGTGCGGCGTCTACGACCCCGCCCAGGCCCGCTACGAGGCCGAGTCGATCAAGGCCATCATCGGCAAGGTCGCCGACAACGACGACCCCGACTTCCGCACCCGGGCCATCCTCATCAAGGAGGAGCGCTCGAACCTGGTCAAGCACCACCTGTGGGTGCTGTGGACCGACTACTTCAAGGCCCCGCACTTCGAGAAGTACCCGCAGCTGCACACCCTCTTCAACGAGGCCACCAAGCTCGCGGGCGGCACCGGCACCAAGGCCGTCTTCGACGCGGAGAAGGCCGACCAGCTGATCGCCAAGATCGACGAGATCGCGGAGATCTTCTGGGAGACCAAGAAGGCCTGA
- a CDS encoding S24 family peptidase, producing MAADARAGRPGSGPVPRIGLAHVSGDSMRPTLAPGDRLLVVHGRLPRPGRVVVARLADGTVAVKRAVERRTTASGRPGWWLLSDDPDRGVDSRHRGPVRDEDVLAVVVARVWPRPRRL from the coding sequence GTGGCAGCAGACGCACGAGCAGGTCGCCCGGGCTCGGGACCGGTGCCCAGGATCGGCCTCGCGCACGTCTCCGGGGACTCGATGCGGCCCACGCTCGCCCCTGGCGACCGGCTCCTCGTCGTGCACGGCCGGCTCCCGCGGCCCGGCCGGGTCGTGGTCGCGCGGCTCGCCGACGGGACGGTCGCGGTCAAGCGGGCGGTCGAGCGTCGTACGACGGCGTCCGGCCGGCCGGGGTGGTGGCTGCTCAGCGACGACCCGGACCGCGGGGTCGACTCCCGCCACCGGGGGCCGGTCCGCGACGAGGACGTGCTGGCCGTCGTGGTCGCCCGGGTGTGGCCCCGACCGCGCCGGCTCTGA